One Micromonospora eburnea genomic region harbors:
- a CDS encoding RidA family protein — MTARPANRRIAAESPNTPPPGGPYAPSVRIGTMVAVAGQGGFDADGNLSPDITEQTRQTMANVLAALAASGATAGDVLQVRVFLTDRAHFEPMNEVYREFFTEPFPARTTVFVTLPQESMLIEVDALAVLPEAG, encoded by the coding sequence GTGACCGCACGACCCGCCAACCGCCGCATCGCTGCCGAGTCGCCAAACACTCCCCCGCCGGGCGGCCCGTATGCGCCGAGCGTACGGATCGGCACCATGGTGGCCGTGGCCGGACAGGGGGGCTTCGACGCCGACGGCAACCTCTCGCCGGACATCACCGAGCAGACCCGGCAGACGATGGCCAACGTGCTGGCGGCCCTCGCCGCCTCCGGCGCCACCGCCGGTGACGTGCTCCAGGTCCGGGTGTTCCTGACCGACCGGGCGCACTTCGAGCCGATGAACGAGGTGTACCGCGAGTTCTTCACCGAGCCGTTCCCGGCCCGGACCACGGTCTTCGTCACGCTCCCACAGGAGTCGATGCTGATCGAGGTGGACGCGCTCGCGGTGTTGCCGGAAGCCGGCTGA
- a CDS encoding IclR family transcriptional regulator, which produces MTSNEERGYHAAALARGLTILEEFARAGRPLGLSELHTGTELPKSTLVRLLSVLQDLGYVIRVDDRPTYWLGQAVMPLADAYAEALDLSAYATTALTALAERTGQTANLGVLEGTDVVHLTVVEPERALRFRATTGSRDGAFHTGLGKVLLAHLGADALDAHLPPEPYPARTDRTVTRRTELERQLATIRRRGYAVDDGEGDLGVGCLAVPLAIGGEVMAAVSVTGPLAELTGPAQRSIVDVLTETARALAQEPQLKYALSFARRALS; this is translated from the coding sequence ATGACCTCGAACGAGGAGCGTGGCTACCACGCAGCGGCACTGGCGCGTGGACTCACCATTCTTGAGGAGTTCGCCCGGGCTGGGCGCCCCCTGGGGCTGTCCGAGCTGCACACCGGAACCGAACTGCCCAAGAGCACCCTGGTCCGGCTGCTCTCCGTGCTCCAGGACCTCGGATACGTCATCCGCGTCGACGATCGGCCGACCTACTGGCTGGGGCAGGCGGTCATGCCCCTGGCCGACGCGTACGCCGAGGCGCTCGACCTGTCCGCGTACGCCACCACGGCCTTGACCGCGCTGGCGGAACGGACCGGCCAAACAGCCAACCTCGGCGTGCTGGAAGGCACCGACGTCGTACACCTGACGGTGGTGGAGCCGGAACGCGCGCTGCGGTTCCGCGCCACCACCGGCAGCCGGGACGGGGCGTTCCACACCGGCCTGGGCAAGGTCCTCCTCGCCCACCTCGGCGCCGACGCGCTTGACGCGCACCTACCGCCCGAGCCGTATCCGGCGCGCACCGACCGCACCGTCACCCGACGTACGGAACTGGAGCGGCAGCTGGCCACGATCCGTCGTCGCGGCTACGCCGTCGACGACGGTGAGGGCGACCTCGGGGTGGGCTGTCTCGCCGTACCGTTGGCCATCGGCGGTGAGGTGATGGCGGCGGTGAGCGTGACCGGCCCGCTGGCCGAACTCACCGGGCCCGCGCAGCGTTCCATCGTCGACGTCCTGACCGAGACCGCACGAGCGCTGGCCCAGGAACCGCAGCTCAAGTACGCGCTCAGCTTCGCCCGGCGCGCCCTGTCCTGA
- a CDS encoding (Fe-S)-binding protein, giving the protein MRIALFITCVNDLMFARTGQAVVRILERLGHTVEFPMAQTCCGQMHANSGYRAEAVPLVRNYVDTFGGYEAVVAPSGSCAAMVRDAYPRLAEDDPGLSAAVAQVAPRTYELSELLVDVLGVTDTGARFPHRVTYHPTCHGLRMLRLGDRPLTLLRQVRDIDLVELPGADECCGFGGTFAVKNAAVSGAMLADKCAAVCDTGAEYVTAADNSCLMHIGGGLSRRGTRVRAVHYAEILAGGLS; this is encoded by the coding sequence ATGCGCATCGCACTCTTCATCACCTGCGTCAACGACCTGATGTTCGCCCGCACCGGACAGGCCGTGGTCCGGATCCTGGAGCGCCTCGGCCACACCGTGGAGTTCCCGATGGCCCAGACCTGCTGCGGCCAGATGCACGCGAACAGCGGGTACCGGGCCGAGGCGGTGCCCCTGGTACGCAACTACGTCGACACCTTCGGCGGCTACGAGGCGGTCGTCGCCCCGTCCGGTTCCTGCGCGGCGATGGTCCGCGACGCGTACCCGCGGCTGGCCGAGGACGATCCGGGGCTGTCCGCAGCGGTCGCCCAGGTCGCCCCGAGGACGTACGAGCTGTCCGAGCTGCTGGTCGACGTACTCGGGGTGACCGACACCGGGGCGAGGTTCCCGCACCGGGTGACCTACCACCCGACCTGTCACGGGCTGCGGATGCTGCGACTCGGGGACCGCCCGCTCACCCTGCTGCGCCAGGTACGTGACATCGACCTGGTCGAGCTGCCCGGCGCCGACGAGTGCTGCGGTTTCGGCGGAACGTTCGCGGTGAAGAACGCCGCGGTCTCCGGGGCGATGCTCGCCGACAAGTGCGCGGCGGTCTGCGACACCGGCGCCGAGTACGTGACGGCGGCGGACAACTCCTGTCTCATGCACATCGGCGGCGGGCTGTCCCGGCGGGGCACCCGGGTCCGGGCGGTCCACTACGCGGAGATCCTGGCGGGAGGCCTGTCGTGA
- a CDS encoding aspartate aminotransferase family protein — protein sequence MSTSTDDGHPRGRALWERARQVIPGGVNSATRLIGRPYAFTRAEGAYLWDADGNRYVDYHAAFGAILLGHRDPAVDAAAAAATAQIDLVGLGVTEHEVRMAETLREVLPSAEMTISCMSGSEATAQAARLARGVTGRRYLVKVQGGFHGWHDPFARNVISPPERAYRLDPLSSGILPDSLSGTLIAEYNDLESVETFFHAFPEQIAAIIVEPIPHNVGALLPEPGYLEGLRAITEREGAVLIFDEVITGFRHALGGYQQIAGVTPDLTTFGKAMANGYPVAGLGGSRALMENFSSAGGSVLLAGTYNGHPVGAAAALATIDRLRDTDHYPRVRRLGDLMRAGLAEVISELGIPAQVVGEGSVFVVYFVPEPVRGYRDLLGNDDDAYREFHRRMTDSGFLMLPMSLKRNHISGAHTEDDVTRTIDAARTVLTDMCADGFFSGR from the coding sequence ATGAGCACCAGTACCGATGACGGACATCCGCGCGGTCGTGCGCTGTGGGAGCGCGCGCGACAGGTGATTCCGGGCGGGGTCAACTCCGCGACCCGTCTGATCGGCCGGCCGTACGCCTTCACCCGCGCCGAGGGCGCCTACCTCTGGGACGCCGACGGCAACCGCTACGTCGACTACCACGCCGCCTTCGGCGCAATCCTGCTCGGACACCGCGATCCCGCGGTGGACGCCGCGGCGGCCGCTGCCACCGCGCAGATCGACCTGGTGGGCCTGGGGGTCACCGAACACGAGGTCCGGATGGCGGAGACGCTGCGAGAGGTGCTGCCCTCGGCCGAGATGACGATCAGTTGCATGAGCGGCAGCGAGGCGACCGCCCAGGCCGCCCGGCTGGCCCGGGGCGTCACCGGCCGGCGCTACCTGGTCAAGGTCCAGGGCGGCTTCCACGGCTGGCACGACCCGTTCGCGCGTAACGTCATCTCACCGCCGGAGCGTGCCTACCGGCTCGACCCGCTCTCCTCCGGCATCCTGCCCGACTCACTGTCCGGCACCCTGATCGCCGAGTACAACGATCTCGAATCGGTCGAGACCTTCTTCCACGCGTTCCCGGAGCAGATCGCCGCGATCATCGTCGAACCCATTCCGCACAACGTCGGGGCGTTGCTGCCCGAGCCGGGCTACCTGGAGGGGCTGCGCGCCATCACCGAACGGGAGGGCGCGGTCCTGATCTTCGATGAGGTGATCACCGGCTTCCGGCACGCCCTCGGGGGCTACCAGCAGATCGCCGGGGTCACCCCGGACCTGACCACCTTCGGCAAGGCCATGGCCAACGGGTATCCGGTCGCGGGCCTCGGTGGCTCCCGCGCGTTGATGGAGAACTTCAGCTCCGCCGGAGGCTCGGTGCTGTTGGCCGGAACGTACAACGGCCACCCGGTCGGCGCCGCAGCCGCGCTGGCCACGATCGACCGGCTCCGTGACACCGACCACTACCCCCGGGTACGGCGCCTCGGTGACCTCATGCGGGCCGGACTGGCCGAGGTGATCAGCGAACTCGGGATCCCCGCCCAGGTCGTCGGGGAGGGCTCGGTGTTCGTGGTGTACTTTGTGCCCGAACCGGTGCGCGGCTACCGCGACCTGCTCGGCAACGACGACGACGCGTACCGGGAGTTCCACCGCCGGATGACCGACAGCGGATTCCTCATGCTGCCGATGTCGCTCAAGCGCAACCACATCTCCGGTGCGCACACCGAGGACGACGTGACTCGCACCATCGATGCGGCCCGCACCGTCCTGACCGACATGTGCGCCGACGGCTTCTTCAGTGGACGGTGA
- a CDS encoding RidA family protein — MSQSRIARLEQARAAEPRPVDVPATIATFRQEGNLLWLSGQVAAAENGLVATGTVGADVDLETARRCARQCALNLLAQAEQAVGLDTVESVLRITVYVASTPDFHAQHLVAHAATDVFTEVLGGSAHVRTALGVAALPLGSPVEADAVLVLRDSVSR; from the coding sequence GTGTCCCAGAGTCGTATCGCCCGGTTGGAGCAGGCGCGGGCGGCCGAACCCCGCCCGGTGGACGTGCCGGCGACGATCGCGACTTTCCGCCAGGAGGGCAACCTCCTGTGGCTCTCCGGTCAGGTCGCGGCGGCGGAGAACGGGCTGGTGGCCACCGGCACCGTTGGCGCCGACGTCGATCTGGAAACCGCCCGTCGGTGCGCCCGGCAGTGCGCGTTGAACCTCCTCGCCCAGGCCGAGCAGGCCGTCGGACTCGACACGGTGGAATCGGTGCTCCGCATCACCGTCTACGTCGCCTCAACGCCGGACTTCCACGCCCAGCACCTGGTCGCCCACGCCGCCACCGACGTGTTCACCGAGGTGCTCGGCGGTTCCGCCCACGTGCGTACCGCGCTCGGCGTGGCGGCGCTACCGCTGGGCAGCCCGGTCGAGGCGGACGCGGTGCTGGTGCTGCGCGACTCGGTCAGCCGATAG
- a CDS encoding substrate-binding domain-containing protein: protein MSRPGVRIAARFGLADELIDGLRAGATDVLVSALPARGPGLSVEPIYDEEFALVAHPRWQEQAAEEGVDSVPLLSYGPELPIIRRYWRSVFGRRPSGLSVRLIAPDLRTLLRLALDGAGMTVLPDYLVNDHLRAASLTLLHAPEVAPLNTLFIATRRPRGLPDPVIATVREAITAIARDAAS, encoded by the coding sequence GTGTCCCGTCCCGGGGTCCGGATCGCAGCCCGGTTCGGCCTGGCCGACGAGCTGATCGACGGTCTCCGGGCGGGCGCGACGGATGTGCTGGTCAGCGCGCTCCCGGCCCGTGGTCCGGGTCTGTCGGTCGAGCCGATCTACGACGAGGAGTTCGCGCTGGTCGCCCATCCGCGCTGGCAGGAGCAGGCGGCCGAGGAGGGAGTGGACTCGGTCCCGCTGCTGTCCTACGGGCCGGAGCTGCCGATCATCCGCCGATACTGGCGAAGCGTCTTCGGCCGCCGTCCCTCCGGGCTCTCGGTCCGCCTGATCGCCCCCGACCTGCGCACACTGCTACGGCTCGCGCTCGATGGCGCAGGCATGACGGTGCTTCCGGACTATCTGGTCAATGACCACCTGAGAGCAGCGTCCCTCACGCTGCTGCACGCACCGGAGGTGGCCCCGCTGAACACGCTGTTCATCGCCACCCGCCGGCCCCGCGGCTTGCCGGACCCGGTGATCGCGACGGTGCGGGAGGCGATCACGGCGATCGCTCGCGACGCCGCGAGCTGA
- a CDS encoding amidohydrolase family protein: protein MLIDVHTHFMRGEHWGCEWHDHWQPVYGGPWPRITPEDYDDAMRGVDVAVVFGIRATAAGVATPHEEVARFCAATRTRTVGFMALDPTDPDVLDQMAEGVRLGLAGIKLYPVLALFDAADPRHDPFFAAATAHRLPLLWHVGTTPSPVGDLRLSLPLVIDEVARRHPDLVQIMAHIGHPWQRETLAVLRKNRKVFADVSASWSRPFDGYHALVRAQEWGVVDKLLFGSDFPLWRPDDAIRGLFELSRIRAGTLPHVRTETVEQILEQDTLALLGLSV from the coding sequence GTGCTGATCGACGTTCACACCCACTTCATGCGCGGTGAGCACTGGGGCTGTGAGTGGCACGACCACTGGCAGCCGGTCTACGGCGGGCCGTGGCCACGGATCACCCCCGAGGACTACGACGACGCGATGCGTGGCGTGGATGTGGCCGTGGTCTTCGGTATCCGGGCGACCGCGGCCGGCGTGGCCACCCCGCACGAGGAGGTCGCCCGGTTCTGCGCGGCCACCCGTACCCGCACCGTGGGTTTCATGGCGCTCGACCCGACCGACCCGGATGTCCTCGACCAGATGGCCGAGGGGGTCCGGCTCGGGCTGGCCGGCATCAAGCTCTATCCGGTGCTGGCGCTCTTCGACGCCGCCGACCCGCGCCACGACCCCTTCTTCGCCGCGGCCACCGCGCACCGGCTGCCGCTGCTGTGGCACGTGGGCACCACCCCGAGCCCCGTCGGTGACCTGCGGCTCAGCCTGCCGCTGGTGATCGACGAGGTGGCCCGCCGGCACCCGGACCTGGTGCAGATCATGGCCCACATCGGGCACCCCTGGCAGCGCGAGACGCTGGCCGTGCTGCGGAAGAACCGGAAGGTCTTCGCCGATGTGTCGGCGAGCTGGTCCCGGCCGTTCGACGGGTACCACGCGCTGGTCCGGGCCCAGGAGTGGGGCGTGGTCGACAAGTTGCTCTTCGGTTCCGACTTCCCGTTGTGGCGGCCCGACGACGCGATCCGGGGACTGTTCGAGCTGTCCCGTATCCGCGCCGGCACGCTGCCGCACGTGCGTACCGAGACCGTCGAACAGATCCTCGAACAGGACACCCTCGCCCTGCTGGGCCTCTCCGTCTGA
- a CDS encoding MFS transporter, which produces MSVDSSGIRVVLRAPQVLRVLVSSQVGRLPTASGPLALLLFARQSLSLATAGLLVAAYTAGMAVGTPLLARAVDRWRQPPVLWGSAVLSGLGFSVVALTGGHLTGAVIGSAVAGLGTPPLEACLRTLWPSLLPATAVPTAYTLDIAVQEVIFVVGPLVTLGAVALGGPAAGLVAAAVAQLVGTAAYAMAPAARAWRGVPAVRHWAGPLRVPRFAVMVAGVVGIGAAVGSIAVAVTGYAEAVGDRRLSGWLLAAQAAGALAGGLLYTRARPGGPGRLPLLAAGLAAGYLPLLLAPGPVPMAGLLVVSGLALPPTLTAIFLTAERLAEPGTVAESFAWVATAFVIGSAAGSALAGPLVSTGLRYGLAIAPVAALLGAVVLWGVSAHDRRDRAGTAEEGEPATPGQRTPA; this is translated from the coding sequence ATGTCCGTCGACAGTTCCGGAATCCGGGTGGTGCTGCGCGCACCCCAGGTCCTACGGGTCCTCGTCAGCAGCCAGGTCGGCCGGCTGCCCACCGCCAGCGGACCGCTGGCCCTGTTGTTGTTCGCCCGGCAGTCGCTGAGTCTGGCCACCGCCGGTCTGCTGGTCGCCGCCTACACGGCGGGCATGGCGGTGGGCACGCCTCTGCTGGCCCGGGCGGTGGACCGGTGGCGGCAGCCGCCGGTGCTGTGGGGGTCGGCGGTCCTCTCCGGCCTCGGGTTCAGCGTGGTGGCGCTGACCGGCGGCCACCTGACGGGTGCGGTGATCGGCTCGGCGGTGGCCGGGCTCGGTACGCCACCGTTGGAGGCCTGCCTGCGGACCCTCTGGCCCAGTCTGCTTCCGGCGACCGCCGTGCCGACGGCGTACACGCTCGACATCGCGGTCCAGGAGGTGATCTTCGTGGTGGGCCCGCTGGTCACCCTGGGCGCGGTCGCCCTGGGCGGGCCGGCCGCCGGGCTGGTCGCCGCCGCGGTGGCACAACTCGTCGGCACCGCGGCGTACGCGATGGCGCCGGCCGCCCGGGCGTGGCGCGGGGTTCCGGCGGTACGGCACTGGGCGGGGCCGCTGCGCGTACCCCGGTTCGCGGTCATGGTGGCCGGGGTGGTCGGTATCGGTGCGGCGGTCGGCAGCATCGCGGTGGCGGTGACCGGGTACGCGGAGGCGGTCGGCGACCGGCGACTGAGCGGTTGGCTGCTCGCGGCGCAGGCGGCCGGCGCGCTGGCCGGCGGGTTGCTCTACACCCGGGCTCGGCCGGGCGGACCGGGCCGGCTGCCGCTGCTGGCCGCCGGTCTGGCTGCCGGATACCTTCCGTTGCTGCTCGCCCCGGGTCCGGTGCCGATGGCCGGCCTGCTGGTGGTCAGCGGGTTGGCACTGCCGCCGACGCTGACCGCCATCTTCCTCACCGCCGAGCGGCTGGCCGAGCCGGGGACGGTGGCCGAGTCGTTCGCGTGGGTAGCCACCGCGTTCGTGATCGGCAGCGCCGCCGGCTCGGCGCTCGCCGGCCCACTGGTGTCGACCGGCCTGCGGTACGGGCTGGCCATCGCGCCCGTCGCCGCCCTGCTCGGGGCGGTGGTGCTGTGGGGTGTCTCGGCGCACGACCGGCGGGACCGGGCCGGCACCGCCGAGGAAGGGGAACCGGCGACGCCCGGTCAACGCACGCCGGCATGA
- a CDS encoding HAD-IIIC family phosphatase, with protein sequence MSDTTLVKCLVWDLDNTLWQGTLLEGDSTPVSDEVRAVVDQLDARGILQSVASKNDPEPATARLVELGMADYLVLPQIGWGPKSEAVRRIADRLGFAHNTIAFIDDQPAERAEVAFHLPDVRCYSSDQAVALLDLPEFTPRTVTVDSRRRRHMYQAGLQRETAQSAFQGTSEEFLRSLELRMTIQRAEEAELARVEELTLRTSQMNATGVHYSRAALRELIGSSDHEVLVATLTDRFGPHGAIGVVMLEVRPDRWHLKLLATSCRVVSFGAGTAILGWVIDQAARAGAHLVADFRPTDRNRLMEVTYRFAGLTDDPCACLAGCPTTDGIQRLHVVAARRPAPAALRLDAVDLVADHVVQPPAPRSERPLANQRDAVGHAEHRDVHPAVAVEESVEFPHRHGVRVPRV encoded by the coding sequence GTGAGTGACACAACGCTGGTGAAATGCCTCGTCTGGGATCTCGACAACACCCTGTGGCAGGGCACCCTGCTCGAGGGGGACAGCACGCCGGTCTCCGACGAGGTGCGCGCGGTCGTCGACCAGCTCGACGCACGCGGCATCCTGCAGTCGGTGGCGAGCAAGAACGACCCGGAACCGGCCACCGCGCGTCTCGTCGAGCTCGGCATGGCCGACTATCTTGTCCTGCCGCAGATCGGCTGGGGGCCGAAGTCCGAGGCCGTCCGCAGAATCGCCGACCGGCTGGGGTTCGCGCACAACACGATCGCGTTCATCGACGACCAGCCCGCCGAGCGTGCCGAGGTCGCCTTCCATCTCCCGGACGTTCGGTGCTACTCATCGGACCAGGCGGTCGCCCTGCTGGACCTCCCCGAGTTCACGCCCCGCACGGTCACTGTCGACTCACGGCGGAGGCGGCACATGTACCAGGCCGGCCTCCAGCGGGAGACCGCGCAGTCCGCGTTCCAAGGCACGAGTGAGGAGTTTCTGCGCTCACTCGAGTTGAGGATGACGATCCAGCGGGCCGAGGAGGCCGAACTCGCCCGTGTCGAGGAGCTCACCCTGCGCACCAGTCAGATGAACGCGACCGGCGTGCACTACTCCAGGGCCGCGCTACGCGAGTTGATCGGCTCGTCCGACCACGAGGTGCTCGTCGCGACCCTCACCGACCGTTTCGGCCCCCACGGGGCGATCGGCGTCGTGATGCTGGAGGTCCGGCCGGACAGGTGGCACCTGAAGCTGCTGGCGACGTCGTGCCGGGTGGTGTCCTTCGGTGCGGGCACGGCGATCCTCGGCTGGGTGATCGACCAGGCCGCGCGGGCGGGCGCCCACCTGGTCGCCGACTTCCGCCCGACGGACCGCAACCGGCTGATGGAGGTCACCTACCGGTTCGCGGGCCTTACCGACGACCCGTGCGCATGCCTCGCCGGTTGCCCCACTACTGACGGGATCCAGCGCCTGCACGTGGTCGCGGCTCGGCGCCCCGCACCGGCGGCCCTGCGGCTCGACGCCGTCGACCTCGTGGCGGACCACGTCGTCCAGCCCCCGGCACCGCGGTCAGAACGCCCTCTTGCGAACCAACGTGACGCCGTCGGCCATGCTGAGCATCGCGATGTCCACCCGGCTGTCGCCGTGGAGGAAAGCGTTGAATTCCCGCACCGCCACGGTGTCCGGGTCCCGCGCGTCTGA
- a CDS encoding LutB/LldF family L-lactate oxidation iron-sulfur protein — protein sequence MTAYGSGNIAARQPFPVAAAAELRDAQLRANLRRATHTIRDKRSQVVGEVPDWEELRQAGAAIKDDVLHRLPELLEQFEKAATEAGATVHWARDAAEANALVTRLVRETGASEVVKVKSMATQEIGLNEALEAAGVEAIETDLAELIVQLAGDTPSHILVPAIHYNRGQIRDIFAGRMPGVDAAALTDEPAALAEAARRHLRARFLSARVAVSGANFAVAESGTLVVVESEGNGRMCLTLPETLISVVGVEKILPSFADLEVFLQLLPRSSTGERMNPYTSMWTGVTPGDGPQTVHIVLVDNGRTATLADPTGRQALRCIRCSACLNVCPVYERVGGHAYGSVYPGPIGAILSPQMTGPHGGANRTLPYASTLCGACFDACPVRINIPEVLVHLRQRGVDATRDRPSVERTAFRSMAWVMRDRKRYAAALRAARRGAYPLRAVAGRRGALRRLPWPLSGWTASRDLPLPPKQTFREWWRTHERT from the coding sequence GTGACGGCGTACGGCTCGGGCAACATCGCCGCGCGTCAACCGTTCCCGGTGGCCGCCGCAGCCGAGTTGCGGGACGCACAGTTGCGCGCCAACCTGCGCCGGGCCACCCACACGATCCGCGACAAGCGGTCGCAGGTGGTCGGTGAGGTGCCCGACTGGGAGGAGCTGCGCCAGGCCGGCGCGGCGATCAAGGACGACGTGCTGCACCGGTTGCCGGAGTTGCTGGAGCAGTTCGAGAAGGCGGCGACCGAGGCCGGCGCGACGGTGCACTGGGCCCGGGACGCCGCCGAGGCCAACGCCCTGGTGACCCGCCTGGTACGGGAGACCGGCGCCAGCGAGGTCGTCAAGGTCAAGTCGATGGCGACCCAGGAGATCGGGCTCAACGAGGCCCTGGAGGCGGCCGGAGTCGAGGCGATCGAAACCGACCTCGCCGAGCTGATCGTCCAGCTCGCCGGGGACACCCCCTCGCACATCCTGGTGCCGGCGATCCACTACAACCGGGGCCAGATCCGCGACATCTTCGCCGGCCGGATGCCCGGGGTCGACGCCGCCGCGTTGACCGACGAGCCGGCGGCGCTCGCCGAGGCGGCCCGCCGGCACCTGCGGGCCAGGTTCCTGTCCGCCCGGGTCGCCGTCTCCGGCGCGAACTTCGCCGTCGCCGAGTCCGGCACCCTGGTCGTGGTCGAGTCCGAGGGCAACGGCCGGATGTGCCTCACCCTGCCGGAGACGCTGATCTCCGTGGTCGGCGTCGAGAAGATCCTGCCCAGCTTCGCGGACCTGGAGGTCTTCCTCCAACTGCTGCCCCGCTCGTCCACCGGGGAGCGGATGAACCCGTACACGTCGATGTGGACCGGGGTGACGCCGGGCGACGGACCGCAGACGGTGCACATCGTGCTGGTCGACAACGGCCGTACCGCCACCCTCGCCGATCCGACGGGGCGTCAGGCGCTGCGGTGCATCCGCTGCTCGGCGTGCCTCAACGTGTGTCCGGTCTACGAGCGGGTCGGCGGTCACGCGTACGGGTCGGTCTATCCCGGGCCGATCGGGGCGATCCTCTCGCCCCAGATGACCGGCCCGCACGGCGGAGCCAACCGCACCCTGCCGTACGCCTCGACGCTCTGCGGCGCGTGCTTCGACGCCTGCCCGGTGCGGATCAACATTCCGGAGGTGCTGGTGCACCTGCGGCAGCGGGGGGTCGACGCCACCCGGGACCGGCCGTCGGTCGAGCGCACCGCATTCCGGTCGATGGCGTGGGTGATGCGCGATCGCAAGCGTTATGCCGCCGCGCTGCGCGCCGCCCGCCGGGGTGCCTACCCGCTGCGGGCCGTGGCCGGCCGGCGGGGAGCGTTGCGCCGCCTGCCCTGGCCGCTGTCCGGCTGGACGGCCAGCCGGGACCTGCCCCTACCGCCGAAGCAGACTTTCCGGGAATGGTGGCGTACGCATGAACGCACGTGA
- a CDS encoding fumarylacetoacetate hydrolase family protein, giving the protein MGGERPVLLTDDDTHFDLRPLTDDIDGGFLAADGVQRTRRALDAGELPATSISGERIGAPLANPGAVLCIGMNYAEHAAESGAEPPEHPVLFFKTPNTVVGPNDDVLLPPGAEKVDWEVELAVVIGRRARYLDSPADAPGVIAGYALANDVSERAYQLDVSGGQWSKGKCAETFNPLGPWLATADHVGDPQALRMRSWVNDEPRQDSSSKDMIFGVYELVWSLSQYMVLEPGYVINTGTPQGVALSGRFPYLDEGDTIRMEIDRLGSMTQRVRRATR; this is encoded by the coding sequence GTGGGCGGTGAGCGGCCCGTCCTGCTCACCGACGACGACACCCACTTCGACCTGCGGCCACTGACCGACGACATCGACGGTGGCTTCCTCGCTGCCGACGGAGTTCAGCGGACCCGACGGGCGCTGGACGCCGGTGAACTGCCCGCCACCTCGATCAGCGGAGAGCGGATCGGTGCACCCCTGGCCAACCCGGGCGCGGTGCTCTGCATCGGAATGAACTATGCCGAGCACGCCGCCGAGTCGGGCGCCGAACCTCCGGAACACCCGGTGCTGTTCTTCAAGACCCCCAACACGGTGGTCGGTCCGAACGACGACGTACTGCTGCCGCCCGGTGCCGAGAAGGTCGACTGGGAGGTCGAACTCGCGGTGGTCATCGGCCGGCGCGCCCGCTACCTGGACAGCCCGGCGGACGCGCCCGGGGTGATCGCCGGCTACGCCCTCGCCAACGACGTGAGCGAACGCGCGTACCAGCTCGACGTCTCCGGCGGCCAGTGGTCGAAGGGCAAGTGCGCCGAGACCTTCAATCCTCTCGGGCCGTGGCTGGCCACCGCCGACCACGTCGGTGATCCGCAGGCGTTGCGTATGCGTAGCTGGGTCAATGACGAGCCCCGGCAGGATTCGTCCAGCAAGGACATGATCTTCGGGGTGTACGAACTCGTCTGGTCGTTGAGCCAGTACATGGTTCTCGAACCCGGTTACGTGATCAACACCGGCACTCCGCAGGGTGTGGCCCTGTCCGGTCGGTTCCCCTACCTCGACGAGGGGGACACGATCCGGATGGAGATCGACCGGCTCGGCAGCATGACCCAGCGGGTACGCCGCGCCACCCGCTGA
- a CDS encoding type 1 glutamine amidotransferase domain-containing protein gives MTDTSRALLVLTSHDDLGGVRRTGYYVGEAADPWKVFTDAGYVVDIASIAGGTPPEDGRDEDDPTQREFLADPHIAAQLADTPSLADVDPSDYDIVFFVGGHGTMWDFPTSPDVERVGRAVYEAGGVIAAVCHGPAALVNLTLTGGEPLVAGKRVASFTNSEEAAVGLTDIVPFLLADALAAKGANHVSGPDFTEHVVSDGRLVTGQNPQSAAGVARAALSAR, from the coding sequence ATGACCGACACCTCCCGTGCTCTGCTCGTCCTCACCAGTCACGACGACCTCGGAGGGGTCCGCAGGACGGGCTACTACGTCGGCGAGGCCGCCGACCCGTGGAAGGTCTTCACCGACGCCGGATACGTGGTGGACATCGCCTCGATCGCCGGCGGCACGCCTCCCGAGGACGGCCGCGACGAGGACGACCCCACGCAGCGAGAGTTCCTGGCCGACCCGCACATCGCCGCCCAACTCGCGGACACGCCGAGCCTTGCCGATGTCGATCCGTCCGACTACGACATCGTGTTCTTCGTCGGCGGCCACGGCACCATGTGGGACTTCCCGACCTCGCCGGACGTCGAGCGGGTCGGTCGCGCCGTCTACGAGGCCGGCGGCGTGATCGCCGCGGTCTGCCACGGCCCGGCCGCGCTGGTGAACCTCACCCTCACCGGCGGTGAACCGTTGGTCGCCGGCAAGCGGGTGGCGAGCTTCACCAACAGCGAGGAAGCCGCGGTCGGGCTCACCGACATCGTGCCGTTCCTGCTCGCCGACGCGCTCGCCGCCAAGGGCGCGAACCATGTCTCCGGCCCGGACTTCACCGAGCACGTGGTGAGCGATGGGCGGCTCGTCACCGGTCAGAACCCGCAGTCGGCCGCTGGCGTCGCTCGGGCTGCGCTGAGCGCCCGGTGA